The Artemia franciscana chromosome 11, ASM3288406v1, whole genome shotgun sequence genome has a segment encoding these proteins:
- the LOC136032784 gene encoding splicing factor YJU2-like, translated as MSERKVLNKYYPPDFDPSKIPRVKRDHNKTFTVRLMAPFNMRCTTCGEYIYKGRKFNARKEDVENEDFLGLRIYRFYIKCTRCLSEISFKTDPQSTDYVLETGATRNFMALKLAEEQAAKEEEARKEEEASNPMKMLENRTKQSREEIESIEALEELREMSKRQQGLNYDSMLESFEISRQKERERQLLKAKEEDEEEIKKYFGLSQDGAKVKRIIDDEEDSKMKIRKSSQKHPVVPLKLAVKKQTLLGVVKVSEKTIKDDTKLVCNITEAADVSNFVDEEITTSALRESAQNISNTSDSSSFLKEALDNSYKNDSVLSSVANSLAYSEKNANLQPQKTKIKATGLSLLGAYSDSEEESN; from the coding sequence ATGTCTGAGAGAAAAGTTTTGAATAAGTATTACCCACCGGATTTTGATCCCTCAAAGATCCCAAGAGTCAAACGGGATCATAACAAAACATTTACAGTCCGTCTGATGGCACCTTTTAACATGAGATGTACTACATGTGGGGAATACATTTACAAAGGTCGTAAGTTTAACGCAAGAAAAGAAGATGTCGAAAATGAAGACTTTTTAGGACTTCGTATCTATCGTTTTTACATTAAATGCACACGCTGCTTGTCAGAAATTTCATTTAAGACTGATCCTCAAAGTACAGATTATGTTCTTGAGACAGGTGCAACCCGCAACTTCATGGCCTTGAAGCTTGCTGAAGAACAAGCAGCTAAGGAGGAAGAGGCAAGAAAGGAAGAAGAGGCTTCAAATCCTATGAAAATGCTTGAGAATCGTACTAAGCAGTCCAGAGAAGAGATTGAGTCAATTGAAGCTCTGGAAGAACTCAGAGAAATGAGCAAAAGACAGCAAGGACTTAATTATGACTCCATGcttgaaagttttgaaataagTAGGCAAAAAGAGCGTGAGAGGCAGCTTCTTAAAGCCAAAGAGgaagatgaagaagaaataaaaaagtattttggacTAAGTCAAGATGGTGCTAAAGTGAAACGAATTATTGATGATGAAGAAGATTCCAAAATGAAGATCCGAAAATCGAGTCAGAAACATCCTGTTGTTCCCCTGAAACTGGCTGTTAAGAAACAAACACTTCTAGGAGTTGTGAAAGTGAGTGAGAAGACAATTAAAGATGACACTAAGCTTGTCTGTAACATTACTGAGGCGGCAGATGTATCCAATTTTGTTGATGAAGAGATTACAACATCTGCTCTTAGAGAATCTGCACAGAATATCAGCAACACAAGTGATAGCTCTAGTTTTCTCAAAGAGGCTCTTGATAATTCCTATAAAAATGATTCGGTTTTATCATCAGTTGCCAATAGTCTTGCATATAGTGAGAAGAATGCAAATCTGCAGCCAcagaaaacaaagataaaagcAACTGGACTCTCATTACTAGGAGCTTATTCAGATAGTGAAGAAGAATCAAATTAA